The Sebastes umbrosus isolate fSebUmb1 chromosome 19, fSebUmb1.pri, whole genome shotgun sequence genome has a segment encoding these proteins:
- the sec31a gene encoding protein transport protein Sec31A isoform X8 yields the protein MKLKEINRTAIQSWSPAQHHPIYLATGTSAQQLDASFSTNASLEFFELDLTEPSLDMKSCGSLSSSHRYHKLVWGPYGMDSEGHPSGVLVAGGENGDVILYDPAKIMAGETDVIIAESDKHTGPVRALDVNPFQTNLVASGGNESEIYIWDMNNFGSPMTPGPKTQPLEDISCVSWNRQVQHILASASPSGRASVWDLRKNDLIIKVSDHSNRMHCSGLAWNPEVATQLVLSSEDDRMPVIQMWDLRFATSPFKILENHTRGVLSINWSLADPELLLSCGKDNRILCWNPNTAEVLYELPTASQWCFDIQWCPRNPAVLSAASFDGHIDIYSIMGGTNQAQSKRHADHISNSFGNMDPFGTGQTMPPLQLPQTPAPPATVNPLKKPPKWIRRPVGASFAFGGKLVSLENTKPNPQQPQQPASHVVHISQVVTETDFLKRSAQLQATLGAGSFVDFCQEKINAAENEFEKTLWSFLKANFESDIRSKYLELLGYNKEELALKISAALEEKPAEPPQLEVPAPVSLQPLPDLSLAPPADTPEAAFDMIAAAAAAPPADTPEAAFDMIAAAAAVPPAVTPEAAFDIIAAAAAPPADTPEAAFDMITAAAAPPADTPEAAFDMIAAANLQPAATMELDSVPDPETEDSADPEDALTSEPEENGDQVLPEEEAEEEEIPLDDEETAAPVEEEPSPPETSAPVEEPAEDPAPVEEIADDPAPVEVPSPPEILAPVEEPVEDPNPAPAPTPAQSDGVSLSISQDVDGLITQALLTGDFEGAVELCLHDNRMADSIILAIAGGAELLEKTQKKYFMKTHSKITKLISAVVMKDWHDILKTCDLQNWKEALAAVMTYAQPEEFSSLCDLLGGRLEAAEVAQLQAQACLCYICAGNVEKLVSCWTRAQGGHCPLSLQDLVEKVVVLRRAVELTQRSGPTAIGILLAEKMSQYANLLASQGSLSTAITYLPDNTNQVSVQQLRDRLSRALGQQAAPAPTPAAPVQTQRAPSQPPAPTQTQHASAMPRHPFTPMQPAMVPRLTAAAAPPVAMPTPAASAPPQPQYYQPVRAASTVTSWSNQTPTALPNVPPPPLQVGRAPEQQVEPSNPMYGMPPSCTAAAPPPVSSTPAYMYSQQYQPYPQVHQYPPGAGGPTIYQPLQYSSAAAPPPAEPPGFLSQYTQPTSPVYPGHPPISQCLSSSPQTHIPPYFPNSSSSSSSSFSVPPSSGASFQHGGPGSPVSYMLPPPPSGVSGPQNGWNDPPALSRASKKKPAPMNYTPPAPIMAPLGVDPQAQPVSSGGPPVMGQGPHGAQVPYSGMHQQHQQHQQQHQHQQQQQLSPPPMNPAMPKTSMEGAPGAPTGDHIQPLQSIPAEKIMKKPIPDEHLVLKTTFEGLIQKCLAVATDPQTKRKLDDANKRLEALYDKLREQTLSPAIVGGLHNIARSIEARSYTEGLNIHTHIVSHSNFSETSAFMPVLKVVLTQANKLGV from the exons ATGAAACTTAAAGAGATCAACCGCACAGCCATCCAGAGCTGGAGTCCTGCACAGCACCACCCCATCTACCTTGCAACAG GAACATCAGCCCAGCAGCTGGATGCCTCCTTCAGCACCAATGCCTCCCTGGAGTTTTTCGAGTTGGATTTGACGGAGCCATCTCTGGACATGAAGTCATGTggcagcctctcctcctctcacag ATACCACAAACTGGTTTGGGGTCCTTATGGAATGGATTCCGAAGGTCACCCATCTGGGGTCCTTGTTGCGGGAGGCGAGAACGGCGACGTCATCCTGTACGACCCTGCAAAGATCATGGCTGGAGAGACCGACGTGATCATTGCTGAGAGTGACAAGCACACGGGGCCAGTGAGAGCTCTCGACGTTAACCCGTTCCAG ACAAACCTGGTTGCATCAGGTGGGAATGAGTCTGAAATCTATATCTGGGACATGAATAACTTTGGCTCTCCAATGACACCAGGACCTAAAACTCAG CCTCTGGAGGACATCAGCTGTGTGTCGTGGAACAGACAAGTCCAACACATTCTGGCCTCTGCCAGCCCGAGTGGCCGAGCCTCCGTGTGGGACCTCCGCAAGAATGACCTCATCATTAAAGTTAGCGACCACAGCAACAGA ATGCATTGCTCCGGGCTGGCGTGGAACCCAGAAGTGGCCACTCAACTGGTCTTGTCCTCGGAGGACGACCGGATGCCGGTCATCCAGATGTGGGACTTACGATTTGCTACCTCTCCTTTCAAGATTTTAGAGAACCACACACG GGGTGTCCTGTCCATCAACTGGAGCCTGGCTGATCCCGAGCTGCTCCTGAGCTGCGGGAAGGACAACAGGATTCTGTGCTGGAATCCAAACACAGCAGAG GTGCTGTACGAGTTGCCCACCGCCAGCCAGTGGTGCTTTGACATCCAGTGGTGTCCCAGGAACCCCGCGGTGCTGTCGGCTGCAAGCTTTGACGGACACATCGACATCTACTCCATCATGGGAGGAACCAACCAGGCGCAGAGCAAGAGACACGCTGACCAT ATTAGCAACTCGTTTGGGAACATGGATCCTTTTGGGACGGGACAAACTATGCCGCCGCTGCAGCTGCCCCAGACTCCCGCCCCTCCAGCTACAGTCAACCCCCTGAAGAAGCCACCCAAGTGGATCCGCAGACCCGTCGGAGCCTCGTTCGCT TTTGGTGGGAAGCTGGTGTCTTTGGAGAACACAAAGCCGAACCCTCAGCAGCCTCAGCAGCCCGCTTCTCACGTCGTACACATCAGCCAGGTTGTTACAGAAACTGACTTTTTGAAGCGCTCCGCTCAGCTGCAGGCCACGCTGGGTGCCGGCAGCTTTGTGGATTTCTGCCAGGAAAAGATCAATGCTGCTGAAAATGAGTTTGAAAAGACACTTTGGTCTTTCCTCAAG gCTAATTTCGAAAGTGACATCCGCAGCAAGTACCTGGAACTTCTGGGATACAACAAAGAGGAGCTAGCCTTAAAG ATTTCAGCAGCACTGGAGGAAAAGCCAGCTGAACCTCCACAG CTGGAGGTGCCCGCTCCAGTCAGCCTGCAGCCTTTACCAGACCTCAGCCTCGCACCGCCTGCTGACACTCCGGAGGCAGCGTTCGACAtgattgctgctgctgctgccgcaccGCCTGCTGACACTCCCGAGGCAGCATTCGACATgatcgctgctgctgctgccgtgcCGCCTGCTGTCACTCCTGAGGCAGCGTTTGATATAATCGCTGCAGCAGCCGCACCTCCTGCTGACACTCCTGAGGCGGCGTTTGATATgatcactgcagcagcagcacctcctGCTGACACTCCTGAGGCGGCGTTT GACATGATCGCTGCAGCAAACCTTCAGCCAGCAGCCACGATGGAACTGGACTCCGTTCCTGACCCCGAGACAGAGGACTCAGCAGATCCAGAGGACGCTCTGACCAGCGAACCAGAAGAAAATGGGGACCAGGTTCTCCCagaggaggaagcagaggaagaggagatccCCTTGGATGACGAG GAGACAGCAGCACcagtggaggaggagcccagtcCTCCTGAGACCTCAGCTCCAGTTGAGGAGCCCGCTGAGGATCCGGCTCCGGTCGAGGAAATCGCTGATGATCCAGCTCCAGTTGAGGTGCCCAGTCCTCCTGAGATCTTAGCTCCAGTCGAGGAGCCCGTTGAGGATCCAaatccagctccagctccaacTCCAGCCCAATCAGACGGAGTCAGTCTCAGCATCAGTCAAG ATGTGGACGGGCTCATCACACAGGCCCTGCTGACCGGAGACTTTGAGGGAGCCGTGGAGCTCTGTCTCCATGACAACCGGATGGCAGACAGCATCATCCTGGCCATCGCCGGAGGGGCCGAGCTCTTAGAGAAAACCCAGAAGAAGTATTTTATGAAAACACACAGCAAGATAACCAAG CTGATCAGCGCAGTGGTGATGAAAGACTGGCATGACATCCTGAAGACGTGTGACCTGCAGAACTGGAAGGAAGCTCTGGCTGCGGTCATGACCTATGCTCAGCCCGAGGAGTTCTCCTCCCTCTGTG ACCTTCTCGGGGGCAGACTGGAGGCAGCAGAGGTCGCCCAACTGCAAGCCCAGGCCTGTCTGTGTTACATCTGTGCTGGGAACGTGGAGAAACTTGTGTCCTGCTGGACCAGAGCACAGGGCGGACACTGTCCACTCTCTCTCCAG GACCTGGTGGAGAAGGTGGTGGTGTTGCGGCGTGCAGTGGAGCTGACCCAGCGCTCCGGTCCCACTGCTATCGGCATCCTGCTGGCTGAGAAGATGAGCCAGTATGCCAACCTGCTGGCCTCCCAGGGCAGTCTGTCCACCGCCATCACCTACCTGCCTGACAACACCAACCAG GTTTCCGTACAGCAGCTCCGTGACCGTCTCAGTCGGGCTCTGGGGCAGCAAGCGGCTCCGGCGCCAACTCCTGCAGCTCCGGTACAAACCCAGAGAGCTCCGTCTCAGCCTCCTGCCCCGACTCAGACTCAGCACGCCTCAGCCATGCCCCGGCATCCGTTCACCCCGATGCAGCCCGCCATGGTGCCTCGgctcactgcagcagcagcacctccaGTGGCCATGCCTACACCTGCTGCCTCCGCTCCACCACAGCCGCAGTATTACCAGCCG GTGAGGGCTGCCTCCACTGTCACCTCCTGGAGTAACCAGACTCCCACAGCCCTCCccaatgtccctcctcctcctcttcaagTAGGCAGAGCCCCAGAGCAGCAG GTGGAGCCTTCAAACCCCATGTACGGGATGCCTCCCTCCTGcacagctgctgctccacctCCGGTCTCCTCCACTCCTGCATACATGTACTCCCAACAGTACCAGC CCTACCCCCAGGTCCACCAGTACCCCCCTGGAGCTGGGGGGCCGACTATCTATCAGCCTCTTCAGtactcctctgctgctgctcctcctcctgcagagcCCCCCGGCTTTCTCTCTCAGTACACACAGCCGACGTCTCCGGTCTATCCCGGACATCCTCCCATCAGCCAGtgcctgtcctcctctcctcaaaCCCATATTCCTCCTTACTTTCCAaattcctcctcttcctcttcatcttccttttCCGTTCCTCCGTCCTCCGGAGCGTCTTTCCAGCATGGCGGGCCAGGATCTCCTGTGTCGTATATGCTTCCTCCTCCGCCGAGCGGAGTCTCAG GGCCTCAGAACGGCTGGAATGACCCTCCGGCTCTGAGCAGAGCATCAAAGAAGAAG CCGGCTCCAATGAACTACACCCCTCCTGCCCCCATCATGGCTCCGCTGGGCGTTGACCCTCAGGCTCAGCCGGTATCCTCTGGAGGCCCTCCGGTCATGGGTCAGGGTCCGCACGGTGCCCAGGTCCCCTATTCGGGCAtgcaccagcagcaccagcagcaccagcagcagcaccagcaccagcagcagcagcagctctcgcCTCCACCCATGAACCCTGCGATGCCCAAGACCAGTATGGAGGGGGCACCAGGAGCACCTACTGGAGATCATATACAG CCTCTGCAGTCCATCCCTGCTGAGAAGATCATGAAGAAGCCCATCCCCGACGAGCACCTGGTCCTGAAGACCACATTTGAGGGGCTCATTCAGAAGTGCTTGGCTGTAGCTACCGACCCT CAAACTAAGAGGAAGCTCGACGACGCCAACAAACGTCTGGAAGCGCTCTATGATAAACTCAGAGAGCAGACA CTCTCTCCCGCCATCGTAGGAGGACTTCACAACATCGCCAGGAGTATAGAGGCCCGATCCTACACGGAGGGCCTCAACATCCACACCCACATAGTCAGTCACAGCAACTTCAGCGAGACGTCGGCGTTCATGCCCGTACTCAAGGTAGTGCTGACGCAAGCCAACAAACTCGGGGTGTGA
- the sec31a gene encoding protein transport protein Sec31A isoform X9, giving the protein MKLKEINRTAIQSWSPAQHHPIYLATGTSAQQLDASFSTNASLEFFELDLTEPSLDMKSCGSLSSSHRYHKLVWGPYGMDSEGHPSGVLVAGGENGDVILYDPAKIMAGETDVIIAESDKHTGPVRALDVNPFQTNLVASGGNESEIYIWDMNNFGSPMTPGPKTQPLEDISCVSWNRQVQHILASASPSGRASVWDLRKNDLIIKVSDHSNRMHCSGLAWNPEVATQLVLSSEDDRMPVIQMWDLRFATSPFKILENHTRGVLSINWSLADPELLLSCGKDNRILCWNPNTAEVLYELPTASQWCFDIQWCPRNPAVLSAASFDGHIDIYSIMGGTNQAQSKRHADHISNSFGNMDPFGTGQTMPPLQLPQTPAPPATVNPLKKPPKWIRRPVGASFAFGGKLVSLENTKPNPQQPQQPASHVVHISQVVTETDFLKRSAQLQATLGAGSFVDFCQEKINAAENEFEKTLWSFLKANFESDIRSKYLELLGYNKEELALKISAALEEKPAEPPQLEVPAPVSLQPLPDLSLAPPADTPEAAFDMIAAAAAAPPADTPEAAFDMIAAAAAVPPAVTPEAAFDIIAAAAAPPADTPEAAFDMITAAAAPPADTPEAAFDMIAAAAAPPADTPEAAFNMIAAAAAVAPPAENPEAAFDMIAAANLQPAATMELDSVPDPETEDSADPEDALTSEPEENGDQVLPEEEAEEEEIPLDDEETAAPVEEEPSPPETSAPVEEPAEDPAPVEEIADDPAPVEVPSPPEILAPVEEPVEDPNPAPAPTPAQSDGVSLSISQDVDGLITQALLTGDFEGAVELCLHDNRMADSIILAIAGGAELLEKTQKKYFMKTHSKITKLISAVVMKDWHDILKTCDLQNWKEALAAVMTYAQPEEFSSLCDLLGGRLEAAEVAQLQAQACLCYICAGNVEKLVSCWTRAQGGHCPLSLQDLVEKVVVLRRAVELTQRSGPTAIGILLAEKMSQYANLLASQGSLSTAITYLPDNTNQVSVQQLRDRLSRALGQQAAPAPTPAAPVQTQRAPSQPPAPTQTQHASAMPRHPFTPMQPAMVPRLTAAAAPPVAMPTPAASAPPQPQYYQPVRAASTVTSWSNQTPTALPNVPPPPLQVGRAPEQQVEPSNPMYGMPPSCTAAAPPPVSSTPAYMYSQQYQRPQNGWNDPPALSRASKKKPAPMNYTPPAPIMAPLGVDPQAQPVSSGGPPVMGQGPHGAQVPYSGMHQQHQQHQQQHQHQQQQQLSPPPMNPAMPKTSMEGAPGAPTGDHIQPLQSIPAEKIMKKPIPDEHLVLKTTFEGLIQKCLAVATDPQTKRKLDDANKRLEALYDKLREQTLSPAIVGGLHNIARSIEARSYTEGLNIHTHIVSHSNFSETSAFMPVLKVVLTQANKLGV; this is encoded by the exons ATGAAACTTAAAGAGATCAACCGCACAGCCATCCAGAGCTGGAGTCCTGCACAGCACCACCCCATCTACCTTGCAACAG GAACATCAGCCCAGCAGCTGGATGCCTCCTTCAGCACCAATGCCTCCCTGGAGTTTTTCGAGTTGGATTTGACGGAGCCATCTCTGGACATGAAGTCATGTggcagcctctcctcctctcacag ATACCACAAACTGGTTTGGGGTCCTTATGGAATGGATTCCGAAGGTCACCCATCTGGGGTCCTTGTTGCGGGAGGCGAGAACGGCGACGTCATCCTGTACGACCCTGCAAAGATCATGGCTGGAGAGACCGACGTGATCATTGCTGAGAGTGACAAGCACACGGGGCCAGTGAGAGCTCTCGACGTTAACCCGTTCCAG ACAAACCTGGTTGCATCAGGTGGGAATGAGTCTGAAATCTATATCTGGGACATGAATAACTTTGGCTCTCCAATGACACCAGGACCTAAAACTCAG CCTCTGGAGGACATCAGCTGTGTGTCGTGGAACAGACAAGTCCAACACATTCTGGCCTCTGCCAGCCCGAGTGGCCGAGCCTCCGTGTGGGACCTCCGCAAGAATGACCTCATCATTAAAGTTAGCGACCACAGCAACAGA ATGCATTGCTCCGGGCTGGCGTGGAACCCAGAAGTGGCCACTCAACTGGTCTTGTCCTCGGAGGACGACCGGATGCCGGTCATCCAGATGTGGGACTTACGATTTGCTACCTCTCCTTTCAAGATTTTAGAGAACCACACACG GGGTGTCCTGTCCATCAACTGGAGCCTGGCTGATCCCGAGCTGCTCCTGAGCTGCGGGAAGGACAACAGGATTCTGTGCTGGAATCCAAACACAGCAGAG GTGCTGTACGAGTTGCCCACCGCCAGCCAGTGGTGCTTTGACATCCAGTGGTGTCCCAGGAACCCCGCGGTGCTGTCGGCTGCAAGCTTTGACGGACACATCGACATCTACTCCATCATGGGAGGAACCAACCAGGCGCAGAGCAAGAGACACGCTGACCAT ATTAGCAACTCGTTTGGGAACATGGATCCTTTTGGGACGGGACAAACTATGCCGCCGCTGCAGCTGCCCCAGACTCCCGCCCCTCCAGCTACAGTCAACCCCCTGAAGAAGCCACCCAAGTGGATCCGCAGACCCGTCGGAGCCTCGTTCGCT TTTGGTGGGAAGCTGGTGTCTTTGGAGAACACAAAGCCGAACCCTCAGCAGCCTCAGCAGCCCGCTTCTCACGTCGTACACATCAGCCAGGTTGTTACAGAAACTGACTTTTTGAAGCGCTCCGCTCAGCTGCAGGCCACGCTGGGTGCCGGCAGCTTTGTGGATTTCTGCCAGGAAAAGATCAATGCTGCTGAAAATGAGTTTGAAAAGACACTTTGGTCTTTCCTCAAG gCTAATTTCGAAAGTGACATCCGCAGCAAGTACCTGGAACTTCTGGGATACAACAAAGAGGAGCTAGCCTTAAAG ATTTCAGCAGCACTGGAGGAAAAGCCAGCTGAACCTCCACAG CTGGAGGTGCCCGCTCCAGTCAGCCTGCAGCCTTTACCAGACCTCAGCCTCGCACCGCCTGCTGACACTCCGGAGGCAGCGTTCGACAtgattgctgctgctgctgccgcaccGCCTGCTGACACTCCCGAGGCAGCATTCGACATgatcgctgctgctgctgccgtgcCGCCTGCTGTCACTCCTGAGGCAGCGTTTGATATAATCGCTGCAGCAGCCGCACCTCCTGCTGACACTCCTGAGGCGGCGTTTGATATgatcactgcagcagcagcacctcctGCTGACACTCCTGAGGCGGCGTTTGATATGatcgctgcagcagcagcacctcctGCTGACACTCCTGAGGCGGCGTTCAACAtgattgctgctgctgctgctgtcgcgCCGCCTGCGGAAAATCCAGAGGCGGCGTTCGACATGATCGCTGCAGCAAACCTTCAGCCAGCAGCCACGATGGAACTGGACTCCGTTCCTGACCCCGAGACAGAGGACTCAGCAGATCCAGAGGACGCTCTGACCAGCGAACCAGAAGAAAATGGGGACCAGGTTCTCCCagaggaggaagcagaggaagaggagatccCCTTGGATGACGAG GAGACAGCAGCACcagtggaggaggagcccagtcCTCCTGAGACCTCAGCTCCAGTTGAGGAGCCCGCTGAGGATCCGGCTCCGGTCGAGGAAATCGCTGATGATCCAGCTCCAGTTGAGGTGCCCAGTCCTCCTGAGATCTTAGCTCCAGTCGAGGAGCCCGTTGAGGATCCAaatccagctccagctccaacTCCAGCCCAATCAGACGGAGTCAGTCTCAGCATCAGTCAAG ATGTGGACGGGCTCATCACACAGGCCCTGCTGACCGGAGACTTTGAGGGAGCCGTGGAGCTCTGTCTCCATGACAACCGGATGGCAGACAGCATCATCCTGGCCATCGCCGGAGGGGCCGAGCTCTTAGAGAAAACCCAGAAGAAGTATTTTATGAAAACACACAGCAAGATAACCAAG CTGATCAGCGCAGTGGTGATGAAAGACTGGCATGACATCCTGAAGACGTGTGACCTGCAGAACTGGAAGGAAGCTCTGGCTGCGGTCATGACCTATGCTCAGCCCGAGGAGTTCTCCTCCCTCTGTG ACCTTCTCGGGGGCAGACTGGAGGCAGCAGAGGTCGCCCAACTGCAAGCCCAGGCCTGTCTGTGTTACATCTGTGCTGGGAACGTGGAGAAACTTGTGTCCTGCTGGACCAGAGCACAGGGCGGACACTGTCCACTCTCTCTCCAG GACCTGGTGGAGAAGGTGGTGGTGTTGCGGCGTGCAGTGGAGCTGACCCAGCGCTCCGGTCCCACTGCTATCGGCATCCTGCTGGCTGAGAAGATGAGCCAGTATGCCAACCTGCTGGCCTCCCAGGGCAGTCTGTCCACCGCCATCACCTACCTGCCTGACAACACCAACCAG GTTTCCGTACAGCAGCTCCGTGACCGTCTCAGTCGGGCTCTGGGGCAGCAAGCGGCTCCGGCGCCAACTCCTGCAGCTCCGGTACAAACCCAGAGAGCTCCGTCTCAGCCTCCTGCCCCGACTCAGACTCAGCACGCCTCAGCCATGCCCCGGCATCCGTTCACCCCGATGCAGCCCGCCATGGTGCCTCGgctcactgcagcagcagcacctccaGTGGCCATGCCTACACCTGCTGCCTCCGCTCCACCACAGCCGCAGTATTACCAGCCG GTGAGGGCTGCCTCCACTGTCACCTCCTGGAGTAACCAGACTCCCACAGCCCTCCccaatgtccctcctcctcctcttcaagTAGGCAGAGCCCCAGAGCAGCAG GTGGAGCCTTCAAACCCCATGTACGGGATGCCTCCCTCCTGcacagctgctgctccacctCCGGTCTCCTCCACTCCTGCATACATGTACTCCCAACAGTACCAGC GGCCTCAGAACGGCTGGAATGACCCTCCGGCTCTGAGCAGAGCATCAAAGAAGAAG CCGGCTCCAATGAACTACACCCCTCCTGCCCCCATCATGGCTCCGCTGGGCGTTGACCCTCAGGCTCAGCCGGTATCCTCTGGAGGCCCTCCGGTCATGGGTCAGGGTCCGCACGGTGCCCAGGTCCCCTATTCGGGCAtgcaccagcagcaccagcagcaccagcagcagcaccagcaccagcagcagcagcagctctcgcCTCCACCCATGAACCCTGCGATGCCCAAGACCAGTATGGAGGGGGCACCAGGAGCACCTACTGGAGATCATATACAG CCTCTGCAGTCCATCCCTGCTGAGAAGATCATGAAGAAGCCCATCCCCGACGAGCACCTGGTCCTGAAGACCACATTTGAGGGGCTCATTCAGAAGTGCTTGGCTGTAGCTACCGACCCT CAAACTAAGAGGAAGCTCGACGACGCCAACAAACGTCTGGAAGCGCTCTATGATAAACTCAGAGAGCAGACA CTCTCTCCCGCCATCGTAGGAGGACTTCACAACATCGCCAGGAGTATAGAGGCCCGATCCTACACGGAGGGCCTCAACATCCACACCCACATAGTCAGTCACAGCAACTTCAGCGAGACGTCGGCGTTCATGCCCGTACTCAAGGTAGTGCTGACGCAAGCCAACAAACTCGGGGTGTGA